CAATACGTGAGGGCCTGCGGGACCGACATCGCGCCGCCGCGCCCATCGCGGGTGACATTGAGGCGGCCATACAGGGTTTTCTCGATGGCCTCGTAGGGACGGCCTAGCCGCTCGCAGTGGCCGCGCAACACCGCCAGCTTGTGGACGAGTTGGTCGGTCGGCAAGCGGCTGCTGAGGTTGCAGGCGTCGGCATACTGGGCCACCAGACGAAGCGTCTTTTGTTCACCGCCGCCGCCGATCAAGATGGGCGGATGCGGACGCTGGAGCGCTTGGGGCACATTTAATGTACGGTCGAGCTGATAGTGCTTCCCGCGAAACGGTTGGGCCTGTTCATACTTCCCTTCGTCGGCCCACATCTGCAGGGCGATCAGAATGGTCTCTTCCAAACGCTCGAAGCGGTCCTTCGTGCTCGGGAAGGGGATGCCGAGCGCGCGATGCTCTTCCTCAAACCAACCCGCCCCGATGCCGAAGATGACGCGGCCACCCGACAGCAGATCGAGTGTGCTGACCTGCTTGACCAGCACGCCAGGATGACGATAGGTCACTGAGGCGACCAGCGTGCCGAGCTTGATCGTGGTGGTCACACCGGCAATGAAGCCGAGCGTGGTGTAGGCTTCGATCATCTCGCGATCGGTGACGCCGGGGCCGACCGGTGAC
This portion of the bacterium genome encodes:
- a CDS encoding LLM class F420-dependent oxidoreductase, with amino-acid sequence MDVGLNVANFAAPGGPARLRADLARVARRAEEAGFGSFWVWDHFFWDQSPVGPGVTDREMIEAYTTLGFIAGVTTTIKLGTLVASVTYRHPGVLVKQVSTLDLLSGGRVIFGIGAGWFEEEHRALGIPFPSTKDRFERLEETILIALQMWADEGKYEQAQPFRGKHYQLDRTLNVPQALQRPHPPILIGGGGEQKTLRLVAQYADACNLSSRLPTDQLVHKLAVLRGHCERLGRPYEAIEKTLYGRLNVTRDGRGGAMSVPQALTYCRSLADLGFDTLVLVDDTFNIYDPAVLDLWATELLPAIHQIPVAGR